In Dunckerocampus dactyliophorus isolate RoL2022-P2 chromosome 14, RoL_Ddac_1.1, whole genome shotgun sequence, one DNA window encodes the following:
- the ccdc172 gene encoding coiled-coil domain-containing protein 172 isoform X3 — translation MSLDKLFHQILLTEQQLSEQTLKLKEVKAAIIRCHAQVKAATEKNQQTFEELDMKAQQMSAMTLERDWMNKCEEHMSEHIEELLCQKSHLNERLAKTRTQFQDEEQVFLQEISSFNSEYSLGGSRETVLASQTHTEVLNLDREVDSLHKEMEEMRQRNSHMSALHGEKRTHQLELQALKSMHADVEQQLSEAEKTTEALRAECHLVSQKPLTDSDCVRFSQL, via the exons ATGAGCTTGGACAAACTATTTCACCAGATCCTTCTGACTGAACAACAATTAAGTGAGCAGACTCTGAAGTTAAAAGAAG TGAAGGCGGCCATCATCAGATGCCATGCGCAGGTGAAAGCTGCCACTGAAAAGAACCAGCAGACCTTTGAAGAACTTGACATGAAG GCTCAGCAGATGTCTGCAATGACGCTAGAGCGGGACTGGATGAATAAATGTGAAGAGCACATGTCAGAACACATTGAGGAGCTTCTCTGCCAAAAGAGTCACCTAAATGAACGTCTg GCCAAGACAAGAACACAGTTTCAAGATGAGGAGCAAGTCTTCCTGCAGGAGATCTCCAGCTTCAACAGCGAGTACAGTCTTGGCGGCAGCAGAGAGACCGTGTTGGCCAGTCAAACTCACACTGAGGTCCTGAACCTGGACAGAGAGGTGGACTCCTTACACAAAG AGATGGAGGAGATGAGACAGAGGAACAGTCACATGAGCGCCCTCCATGGAGAGAAGCGCACTCACCAGCTTGAACTGCAAGCCCTCAAAAGCATGCACGCAG ATGTGGAGCAGCAGCTCAGCGAGGCTGAAAAAACGACAGAAGCTCTGAGGGCCGAGTGCCACCTTGTCAGTCAGAAACCTCTGACTGACAGCGACTGTGTCAG